One part of the Mycobacterium marinum genome encodes these proteins:
- the mycP3 gene encoding type VII secretion system ESX-3 serine protease mycosin MycP3, whose protein sequence is MKRAGSACLTAILAIFTTGALWAAPPVSAISPPVVDDSVQPPSGTPGPVQTMEQRGACSVSGLIPGTDISVPGASQAMLNLPAAWQFSRGEGQLVAILDTGVQPGPRLPNVDAGGDFVDSTDGLTDCDGRGTLVAGIVAGQPGNDGFSGVAPAARLLSIRVTSDKFSARSSGGDPSVERATIDVAALGRAIVHAADRGARVINISSITCLPADRQVDQAALGAAIRYAAVDKDVVIVAAAGNSGAGGSGSGGSCESNPLTDLSHPDDPRNWAGVTSVSIPSLWQPYVLSVASLTAGGQPSKFTMAGPWVGIAAPGENIVSVTNADGGGLANGLPNQRQQLTPLSGTSYAAGYVSGVAALVRSKYPELTAAQVMHRLTATAHNGARDPSNVVGAGILDPAAALTWELPAADGGAPQVAPAKPVSVPPAPQPRNTTPRNVAFAGAAALTVLVAGVAATVAIARRRKDAEGRTAREL, encoded by the coding sequence ATGAAGCGGGCCGGTTCGGCCTGCCTCACAGCAATTCTGGCCATTTTCACCACGGGTGCGCTGTGGGCCGCGCCGCCGGTATCGGCGATCAGCCCTCCGGTGGTTGATGACTCGGTGCAGCCGCCAAGCGGCACCCCCGGGCCCGTGCAGACGATGGAGCAACGTGGCGCGTGCAGCGTCTCGGGGCTGATCCCCGGTACCGACATCAGCGTCCCGGGAGCCAGCCAAGCGATGCTGAACCTTCCTGCCGCATGGCAGTTTTCGCGTGGTGAAGGTCAGCTGGTGGCAATCCTGGACACCGGCGTGCAGCCGGGCCCACGGCTACCCAACGTCGATGCCGGTGGCGACTTCGTGGATTCGACGGACGGGCTGACCGACTGTGATGGCCGTGGCACCCTGGTCGCCGGGATCGTCGCCGGCCAGCCCGGTAACGACGGCTTCTCGGGCGTGGCACCCGCGGCACGCCTGCTGTCCATCAGAGTGACATCGGACAAGTTCTCGGCCCGCTCGAGCGGCGGGGATCCTTCGGTGGAGCGAGCGACGATCGACGTCGCGGCCCTGGGGCGGGCCATTGTGCATGCCGCCGACCGGGGCGCGCGGGTGATCAACATTTCCTCGATCACCTGTCTGCCGGCGGACCGCCAGGTCGACCAGGCCGCGCTCGGCGCCGCGATCCGCTATGCGGCCGTGGACAAGGACGTGGTGATTGTGGCCGCCGCCGGCAACAGCGGAGCTGGTGGCTCGGGCAGCGGCGGCTCGTGTGAGTCCAATCCGCTGACCGACCTGAGCCATCCGGACGATCCGCGCAACTGGGCCGGCGTCACCTCGGTGTCGATCCCGTCGCTGTGGCAGCCCTACGTGCTGTCGGTGGCATCGTTGACTGCGGGTGGACAGCCGTCGAAGTTCACCATGGCCGGGCCGTGGGTGGGCATCGCCGCTCCCGGCGAAAACATCGTCTCGGTGACCAACGCTGACGGCGGTGGTCTGGCCAACGGCCTGCCCAACCAGCGCCAGCAACTGACGCCGCTCAGCGGCACCAGCTACGCGGCGGGCTACGTCTCCGGCGTCGCCGCACTGGTCCGCAGCAAGTATCCCGAACTGACCGCGGCGCAGGTGATGCATCGCCTCACCGCCACGGCACACAACGGTGCCAGGGATCCGTCCAACGTCGTCGGAGCCGGAATTCTGGACCCAGCGGCGGCGCTGACCTGGGAGCTGCCTGCCGCCGACGGGGGTGCGCCGCAGGTGGCACCGGCAAAGCCGGTGTCAGTTCCGCCGGCACCGCAGCCGCGGAACACCACCCCACGAAACGTGGCGTTCGCCGGCGCCGCCGCCTTGACGGTGCTCGTTGCGGGTGTAGCGGCGACCGTGGCAATAGCGCGCCGACGCAAGGACGCCGAAGGAAGGACTGCGCGTGAGCTTTGA
- the eccE gene encoding type VII secretion protein EccE has product MSFDRSIPRPGSGRITLALLAVVPAVMAYPWHCRRDYWLIGIAAFVVIVLFAWWRGLYLTTILHRRVAMMRRRPAEPGAEADTSTTVTLRIGPPVSDIDVLPLPVIARYLNCYGIRVDAIRITGRTTGSGETQTWIGLTVSAATNLAALQARAARIPLHETARVTARRLADHLREIGWEVSLVAAEDLPSLLDPDSDHALRETWRGVQHGDSEYLAAYRVIVDAALPDTLAEIWSHPALETWMAIEIAARGRSGADYSVAAACAFRTDEQPAVAAPLATLIPQRGNHGPTLAAMELSSTRALDGYADAPENLLMRLVWSTPGAGLHRAAPTETASRT; this is encoded by the coding sequence GTGAGCTTTGATCGATCCATACCTCGGCCGGGCTCCGGGCGGATCACCCTGGCGCTGCTCGCGGTGGTGCCCGCCGTGATGGCCTATCCCTGGCATTGCCGCAGGGACTACTGGCTGATCGGCATCGCCGCCTTCGTCGTGATCGTGCTCTTCGCCTGGTGGCGCGGGCTTTACTTGACAACCATCCTGCACCGGCGAGTGGCGATGATGCGCCGTCGGCCCGCTGAGCCAGGGGCCGAAGCCGACACCAGCACGACGGTGACATTGCGCATCGGGCCGCCGGTCTCCGACATCGACGTGCTGCCGCTGCCGGTAATAGCTCGATACCTGAACTGCTACGGCATCCGCGTTGACGCGATTCGCATCACCGGCCGCACCACCGGGTCGGGTGAAACTCAGACCTGGATCGGACTGACGGTTTCGGCGGCCACCAACCTGGCGGCGCTGCAGGCTCGCGCAGCGCGCATCCCGTTGCACGAGACCGCCCGGGTTACCGCCCGCCGGCTCGCTGATCACCTGCGTGAGATCGGCTGGGAGGTCAGCTTGGTCGCGGCCGAGGACTTGCCGTCGCTGCTGGATCCCGACTCCGATCACGCTCTCCGCGAGACCTGGCGGGGCGTGCAGCACGGCGACTCGGAGTATCTGGCCGCATATCGGGTGATTGTGGACGCTGCGCTGCCCGACACACTGGCCGAGATCTGGTCGCATCCGGCGTTGGAAACCTGGATGGCCATCGAGATCGCCGCGCGCGGTCGGTCGGGAGCCGATTATTCGGTTGCCGCCGCGTGCGCATTCCGCACCGATGAGCAACCGGCCGTCGCAGCACCGTTGGCCACCTTGATCCCGCAACGGGGAAACCATGGGCCCACGCTTGCGGCCATGGAACTGTCCTCCACCCGTGCGCTCGACGGGTACGCCGACGCGCCGGAGAACCTGCTGATGCGGCTGGTGTGGTCCACCCCGGGTGCCGGGTTGCACCGCGCTGCGCCGACCGAAACCGCTAGTCGAACATGA
- a CDS encoding alpha/beta hydrolase family protein, with the protein MSEISETSGTSETDPIDPPVPIPDVPGGEAGAEGLPPLSALSLRQRLVVESSAVGDIALRTYASSLLSTTVAPAVVAHALRRLDSGGERANLNFYAELAAEHDPRKSFPAPTELPRISARPASPLAEWIARGSVDDISFTSGFRAINPNMRQHWSALTSNNVVRAQHWRHDDGPRPTLCVIHGFMGSSYLLNGLFFSLPWYYRSGYDVLLYTLPFHGKRAERFSPFSGFGFFASGLSGFAESMAQAVYDFRSIVDYLHHTGVTRIALTGISLGGYTSALVSSVENRLEAVIPNCPVVTPAKLFEQWFPASKLVRLGLCLSSISRGELDAGLAFHSPLNYLPQLPKHRRMIIAGLGDRMAPPDHAETLWEHWDRCALHWFPGSHVLHVSQLDYLRRMTAFLGDFMFD; encoded by the coding sequence ATGTCGGAGATTTCGGAGACGTCCGGGACTTCTGAGACCGATCCCATTGATCCGCCGGTCCCGATTCCCGATGTGCCCGGCGGGGAAGCCGGTGCCGAAGGCCTGCCCCCACTGTCGGCGCTGTCGCTTCGGCAACGCCTCGTTGTCGAGTCATCGGCAGTCGGCGATATCGCGCTGCGCACCTACGCGTCCTCACTGCTGTCCACCACCGTGGCACCCGCCGTGGTCGCTCACGCACTGCGCCGCCTCGATTCCGGTGGTGAGCGGGCAAACCTGAATTTCTATGCCGAGCTCGCGGCCGAACACGACCCGCGCAAGTCCTTTCCGGCGCCCACCGAATTGCCCAGGATTTCGGCCCGCCCGGCCAGCCCGCTGGCGGAGTGGATCGCCCGTGGCAGCGTCGATGACATCTCGTTCACCAGCGGCTTTCGCGCAATCAATCCCAACATGCGCCAGCACTGGAGCGCACTGACCTCCAACAACGTCGTACGCGCACAACACTGGCGCCACGACGACGGGCCACGGCCCACCCTGTGCGTCATTCATGGCTTCATGGGGTCGTCGTACTTGCTCAACGGACTCTTTTTCTCACTGCCGTGGTATTACCGATCCGGCTATGACGTGCTGTTGTACACGTTGCCTTTTCATGGGAAGCGAGCCGAAAGATTCTCGCCATTTAGCGGTTTCGGATTCTTCGCAAGCGGGTTGAGCGGTTTCGCCGAGTCGATGGCCCAAGCGGTGTACGACTTCCGGTCTATCGTGGACTACCTGCACCACACCGGGGTCACGCGAATAGCACTGACTGGCATATCGCTGGGCGGCTATACCTCCGCGCTGGTGTCGTCGGTCGAAAACCGGCTAGAGGCCGTGATCCCGAACTGTCCGGTCGTCACACCAGCAAAGCTATTCGAGCAATGGTTCCCGGCCAGCAAACTGGTCCGGCTCGGACTGTGCCTGTCCAGCATCAGCCGCGGCGAGCTGGATGCCGGGCTGGCGTTTCACAGCCCGCTGAACTACCTGCCGCAACTACCCAAGCACCGCCGGATGATCATCGCCGGCCTGGGCGATCGGATGGCTCCACCCGATCACGCGGAAACGCTTTGGGAACACTGGGATCGCTGCGCGCTGCACTGGTTTCCCGGCAGTCACGTCCTACACGTGAGTCAGTTGGACTATCTGCGGCGGATGACCGCGTTCCTGGGCGACTTCATGTTCGACTAG
- a CDS encoding trans-aconitate 2-methyltransferase, translating to MWDPDVYLAFADHRGRPFYDLVSRIGAKRARRVVDLGCGPGNLTRYLARRWPEAIIEAWDSSPQMVAAARERGIDATTGDLRTWKPKPDTDVVISSAALHWVPEHADLMVQWATELPHGSWIAVQVPGNFETPSHAVVRALARREPYAKLMRDIPFRVGAVVGSPANYAGLLMDAGCKVDAWETTYLHQLTGKNPVLEWITGTALVPVRERLDDVSWEQFRQELIPLLDDAYPPRSDGTTMFPFRRLFIVAEVGGARRSADVS from the coding sequence ATGTGGGATCCCGACGTCTACCTAGCCTTTGCGGATCATCGCGGCCGCCCGTTCTATGACCTGGTCTCGCGGATAGGTGCCAAACGGGCGCGCCGAGTGGTCGACCTCGGCTGCGGACCGGGCAACTTGACCCGATACCTGGCGCGACGCTGGCCCGAGGCGATCATCGAAGCGTGGGACAGTTCGCCGCAGATGGTCGCGGCCGCCCGGGAACGTGGAATCGATGCCACTACAGGCGACTTGCGGACGTGGAAGCCGAAGCCCGACACCGATGTGGTGATCAGCAGCGCCGCGTTGCACTGGGTGCCCGAACACGCCGACCTGATGGTCCAGTGGGCAACGGAGCTGCCGCACGGATCGTGGATCGCGGTTCAGGTTCCGGGGAACTTCGAAACACCGTCGCACGCCGTGGTGCGTGCGCTGGCCCGCCGCGAACCCTATGCAAAACTGATGCGCGACATACCATTTCGGGTTGGCGCTGTGGTCGGCTCACCGGCAAACTACGCAGGTTTGTTGATGGACGCCGGATGTAAGGTCGATGCCTGGGAGACGACTTATCTACACCAGCTCACCGGCAAGAATCCGGTGCTGGAATGGATTACCGGCACCGCGCTGGTTCCGGTGCGGGAACGGCTCGACGACGTGAGCTGGGAACAGTTCCGCCAAGAACTGATTCCGCTGTTGGATGACGCCTATCCGCCGCGGTCCGATGGCACGACCATGTTCCCCTTCCGGCGGCTGTTCATCGTGGCCGAGGTGGGTGGCGCCCGCCGCTCCGCTGACGTTTCCTAG
- a CDS encoding sulfatase family protein yields the protein MTGAGSGSNDGGQNVLIVHWHDLGRYLGAYGHCDVDSPRLDRLAGEAILFTRAHATAPLCSPSRGSLFTGRYPQSNGLVGLAHHGWEYRSGVRTLPQLLGEHGWHSALFGMQHETSQPSRLGFDELDVSNSYCDYVVDKVQNWLHEGVAALAGQPFLLTAGFFETHRPYPHERYEPADSSTVDLPDYLPDTPGVRQDLADFYGAITTADAAVGRILDTLEQTGLDASTWVVFLTDHGPAFPRAKSTLYDAGTGIAMIVRPPKRLAVPPRVYDELFSGVDLLPTLLSLLGIDIPADVEGLSHAHALISPKADAGGRPVREHVYTMKTYHDSFDPIRAIRTKEYSYIENYVSRPMLDLPKDIEESPSGLAVAPLVSSPRPAQELYDLRSDPTETTNLLAGEGAASADTVAAELAALLNNWRQSTGDVIPSDFAGSHIAARYTETYLKSHQPTPREDSSAAADRDIEG from the coding sequence ATGACGGGTGCGGGCAGCGGCAGCAACGACGGCGGGCAAAATGTGCTGATCGTGCACTGGCACGATCTGGGGCGCTACCTGGGCGCCTACGGCCACTGCGATGTCGACAGCCCGCGGTTGGACCGGCTCGCCGGCGAGGCAATCCTGTTCACCCGCGCGCACGCCACCGCCCCGCTGTGCTCGCCGTCGCGCGGCTCGCTGTTCACCGGCCGCTACCCGCAGAGCAATGGCCTGGTAGGTCTGGCCCATCACGGCTGGGAGTACCGCTCCGGTGTTCGGACCCTGCCCCAGTTGCTCGGTGAACATGGCTGGCATTCAGCGCTTTTCGGGATGCAACACGAGACTTCGCAGCCGAGTCGACTGGGCTTTGATGAGCTGGACGTCTCGAATTCCTACTGCGACTATGTGGTGGACAAAGTGCAGAACTGGCTGCATGAGGGCGTCGCAGCCCTTGCCGGGCAGCCGTTTCTGCTCACCGCCGGGTTCTTCGAAACTCACCGCCCCTACCCGCACGAACGCTACGAGCCCGCGGACAGCTCGACCGTCGACCTGCCCGACTACCTGCCCGACACCCCGGGAGTGCGTCAGGATCTTGCGGATTTCTATGGTGCCATCACCACCGCGGACGCGGCCGTCGGCCGCATCCTGGACACGCTCGAGCAGACCGGGCTGGACGCCAGCACCTGGGTGGTATTCCTCACCGATCACGGCCCGGCCTTTCCCCGCGCCAAGTCGACGCTGTATGACGCCGGTACCGGCATTGCAATGATCGTCCGTCCGCCCAAGCGCCTGGCGGTGCCACCTCGGGTCTATGACGAATTGTTCAGCGGGGTCGACCTGCTACCAACCTTGCTGAGCCTGTTGGGAATCGACATCCCCGCCGATGTCGAAGGCCTCTCCCACGCGCACGCGCTGATCTCGCCTAAGGCCGATGCCGGTGGCCGGCCGGTTCGTGAGCATGTCTACACCATGAAGACCTACCACGACTCGTTCGATCCCATTCGGGCTATCCGCACCAAGGAATACAGCTACATCGAGAACTACGTCTCGCGGCCAATGCTGGATTTGCCCAAGGACATCGAGGAAAGCCCGTCCGGGCTGGCGGTCGCACCCCTGGTTTCATCACCGCGACCGGCGCAAGAATTGTATGACCTGCGCAGCGACCCCACCGAGACCACCAACCTGCTGGCCGGCGAGGGCGCCGCATCCGCGGATACCGTCGCGGCCGAACTGGCGGCGCTCCTCAACAATTGGCGCCAGAGCACCGGGGACGTGATCCCTTCGGATTTCGCCGGTTCCCACATCGCGGCGCGCTATACCGAAACCTACCTGAAGAGCCATCAGCCGACGCCACGCGAGGACTCGTCAGCCGCGGCGGACCGTGACATCGAAGGCTAA
- the bluB gene encoding 5,6-dimethylbenzimidazole synthase → MADYAFTAQERQAVYRVITERRDMRRFVPGAVVPEDVLTRLLHAAHAAPNVGLMQPWRFIRITDTGLRRRIHALVDEERALTAGALGERAEEFLALKVEGILECAELMVVALRDGRDGHIFGRRTLPQMDLASVSCAIQNLWLAARAEGLGMGWVSLFDPHRLADLLQMPDGAEPVAVLCLGPVPEFPQQPALELDGWAVARPLPEFVSENRWEQP, encoded by the coding sequence GTGGCTGACTACGCATTCACCGCCCAAGAACGGCAAGCGGTGTATCGCGTGATCACCGAGCGGCGGGACATGCGCCGCTTCGTCCCGGGCGCCGTGGTGCCCGAGGACGTGCTGACACGCCTATTACACGCCGCGCACGCCGCACCCAACGTGGGCCTGATGCAGCCCTGGCGGTTCATCCGGATCACCGACACGGGGCTGCGCAGACGCATCCACGCCCTGGTCGACGAGGAACGGGCGCTGACCGCCGGGGCGCTGGGCGAGCGGGCCGAGGAATTTCTCGCACTGAAAGTCGAAGGCATTCTCGAGTGCGCGGAGCTGATGGTGGTGGCCCTGCGCGACGGGCGCGACGGGCACATCTTCGGACGGCGAACGCTGCCGCAGATGGATCTCGCCTCGGTGTCCTGCGCGATCCAGAATCTGTGGCTGGCCGCCCGCGCCGAAGGCCTGGGCATGGGTTGGGTGTCGCTGTTCGACCCGCATCGGTTGGCGGATCTGTTGCAGATGCCCGACGGGGCCGAACCGGTGGCAGTCTTGTGCCTGGGCCCGGTGCCCGAGTTTCCGCAGCAGCCGGCGTTGGAGCTGGACGGATGGGCCGTTGCGCGGCCACTGCCGGAGTTCGTTTCGGAGAACCGGTGGGAACAGCCGTGA
- a CDS encoding phosphatase PAP2 family protein produces the protein MTRPRMTLPLLLALAAIVVYALMWIGYRQDWGWLHAMDWSLLNASHDIGVKHPAWVNFWFAVSFVLGPITTRIVGLVAITIALVQRKMRMALLLLACVPLNWIVTMIAKGLADRPRPVTKLVAAHSASFPSGHALELTASVLAMLTFLLPMIRVHRMRILAVVVGALSVLLVGISRVALNVHHPSDVIAGWALGYVYFLFWLWVLRPVPVAEQEPAELVSAG, from the coding sequence ATGACCCGCCCACGAATGACTTTGCCTCTTCTGCTCGCCCTGGCCGCCATCGTTGTCTACGCACTGATGTGGATCGGCTATCGCCAGGACTGGGGCTGGCTGCACGCCATGGACTGGTCGTTGTTGAACGCGTCCCATGACATTGGGGTCAAGCACCCGGCATGGGTCAACTTCTGGTTCGCCGTCTCGTTTGTGCTGGGCCCGATCACCACGCGGATCGTCGGCTTGGTGGCGATCACGATCGCGCTGGTGCAGCGCAAGATGCGGATGGCGCTGCTGTTACTGGCCTGTGTGCCGTTGAACTGGATCGTGACCATGATCGCCAAGGGACTGGCGGACCGGCCGCGACCGGTGACCAAGCTCGTCGCTGCGCATTCCGCCTCGTTCCCGTCGGGGCACGCCCTGGAGCTCACGGCCAGTGTCCTGGCGATGCTGACCTTCCTGCTTCCCATGATCCGGGTGCACCGGATGCGCATCCTGGCAGTGGTCGTGGGTGCGCTGAGCGTGTTGTTGGTCGGGATATCCCGAGTCGCGTTGAACGTGCACCACCCCTCCGACGTGATCGCCGGTTGGGCGCTGGGCTACGTGTATTTCTTGTTCTGGCTGTGGGTGCTTCGGCCGGTCCCGGTAGCTGAGCAGGAGCCGGCCGAGCTGGTCAGCGCGGGTTAA
- a CDS encoding L,D-transpeptidase family protein: protein MRRLVAVLFAGVCTVGVAVGLAPVTAAAGNPWFANSVGNATQVVSVVSTGGSNAKMDIYQRTTAGWQPLKAGITTHVGSAGMAPKAKSGYPATPMGVYSLDSVFGTAPNPGGGLPYTQVGPNHWWSGDDNSPTFNSMQVCKKSDCPFSTAASENLQIPQYKHSVVMGVNKNKVPGGGSAFFFHTTDGGPTAGCVAIDDATLVQIIRWLRPGAVIAIAK from the coding sequence GTGCGTCGACTGGTAGCTGTTCTGTTCGCTGGAGTGTGCACCGTCGGTGTGGCGGTAGGGCTCGCGCCGGTGACCGCGGCGGCGGGTAATCCCTGGTTTGCCAACTCGGTCGGCAACGCCACCCAGGTGGTTTCGGTGGTCTCAACCGGCGGCTCGAACGCAAAGATGGATATCTATCAGCGCACCACCGCCGGCTGGCAGCCGCTCAAGGCCGGGATCACCACCCATGTCGGTTCGGCGGGGATGGCGCCGAAGGCCAAGAGCGGCTATCCGGCAACCCCGATGGGCGTCTACAGCCTCGACTCCGTGTTCGGCACCGCCCCGAATCCCGGTGGGGGACTGCCCTATACCCAAGTCGGGCCCAATCACTGGTGGAGCGGCGACGACAACAGCCCCACCTTCAACTCCATGCAGGTGTGTAAGAAGTCCGACTGTCCGTTCAGCACGGCCGCGAGCGAAAACCTGCAGATTCCGCAGTACAAGCACTCGGTGGTCATGGGCGTCAACAAGAACAAGGTTCCCGGGGGCGGCTCGGCGTTCTTCTTTCACACCACCGACGGCGGCCCCACCGCCGGGTGCGTGGCGATCGACGATGCCACGCTGGTGCAGATCATCCGCTGGCTGCGTCCCGGCGCGGTGATCGCAATCGCCAAGTGA